The BD1-7 clade bacterium genome segment CACGTAGGGTCGACAGATGCCTCGACTTGTTTGCGCATTTCTTTGATCACCATCTTGCGCGGCGCAAACCAGTCTTTATTGATCAGTGATACTAGGTTAACAGGGCAGATCCCTAACTTCAGAATGCGGATGTTAAATAATGAATTTTTGCGAGCTTTGAGTTTGGCGGGATAATAGGTCAATACGCGCATTTTTGAAGGCGTGTAGGTAAAGTCGTAAGGTGTGCTTTCGAAAGATAATGTCGGTAAGCGTGGGCTTTCAGCCGACGGCATTGCTTTACAGGCCATTGCCAACAGGAGTTGGCAGAAAACCAGTGTTAGTGTTTTCCAGCGTGTGTTCATGATATCCGGGCCAGTCTAGCGGTCTTACATCCATTCTTTAAGATTCGTCTTTCCTGACGTATAGAGCAAATATTGCTGCGGATTTTGCATATAATCCGTTTAAGAAGGTACCTTAAAGCCTCAAAATATGAAAGAAATTACCGAATTAAAACATGGGCTTATGGATAGTTCGTTACTGAGTTTGAGAAATAAGCCGGGTAACTCGTCTTAACTCGCGCAATGTTAGTTCGACGTAGCGTATCGGCCAAGAAACAAGGCAATGATTTCGCGAACAATATAATCGCGATCATCGCCTTCAGGCGTGGTTTGGTCATAGATGCGGGGATAGTGGGCATGCGCTTTAATCGATTCGATTAGGTAGCGCTCAGCAAACTCGAAATTAATATTTTCAAGCCGACCATTGTCGACCTGCGAGCGCAGCCAGCGATAAATGCTGGTTTCACGCTCTTTGAATTCATTGATGAGCATATTCGCAAACCCCGGTGTTTCGACGTATTCGCCAATCACAATGCGGGTTAGTTTGGTAATTCGGTCGGAGACGAAAAAATCCCATTCGTGTTGGAGAAAGTCATAAAGTTGCGACTCGATAGGCATATCGGTCGGGTAATCTAAATCATTACTAAAAAATAACTCTTCGCAGCAGCTCATCAAAATTTGGTGAAACAAAGCTTCTTTGGTTTCAAAATGATTGTAAACCGTGCGCTTGGATACCTGCGCCACACGGGCGATTTCGTCCATGCTGGTGCCTTTGAATCCCTTTTCAATAAAGACTTGCTCGGCCGCATTCAAAATGTCGACGTTTTTTTGTTGCGAGCGTGTCAATGTTGGGGCAGTGGTTTTCTCAGCCTGTTTCTTGGCGGCTTCTTGCATTTGAATCTCCATAGTTCAAACAACATTTTACACTCTTGAGTTTACTTTTGAAGCGGAATAGGTAAACTGGTCAGTGTAGTTTTTGCAGATCAAATAATAAGCAGATAAGAATCCTATGGCTTTGCAAACTCAAACAGGCTCATCCGAGAAGCTCGAACCCACATTGAAAGAACGTGTTTTTCATCATGTTCAACACGGTATAACGAGTGTACCCAAGGTACATGATGTGTGGTCTAGAGCGCAGCTTTGTTATCGGTCGGTGCACTGGCTTAATTGCCATACGGTGCCCTCCCTGGTTGCGCAAGGTACGTTGTTACTGGCGGCCGTTATGTTTGCCATATTGCTTGCTGAAGGTGAGTTTGTTGCTTGGTTGATTCTGGGTGTCTTTACCGGCGCTTGATGTATTTTTTGAACGATAAGTGTCATTCGTTTGTATCCCATTGTTACGGTGAAATTATTTCATTCATTGAGGTGAGAAGATGTTGGAAGCGGCAAAAAAGCAGCTCACACGAGTGCTCAAGCCTGGTCGGGCGAAAACTGGCGTTCTGATCAGTGCCGGCCTGACAGCACTTCTTGGTGCCCACTTGGTGACCAGTGATGTGGTTGTTGCGGGCAAAGGTGCTGATTCTGATCATTCTCATAGCACGTTGTTGTCGCAATCAGTGGGTGAGAAGCCGCGTCTTGATGTTGAAGTGTTGAGAAGCCCATCGGAGACAATCTATAAAGAATTGGTTGTTTATGGGCGCACTGAGCCCGAGCGCACGGTGGAGCTTCGCAGTGAAATTTCTGCCCCTGTATTAGACGTTGCAACTGATAAAGGCGTTAAAGCACAAGCCGGCGATGTGATTATTACTTTGGATGCACAAACGCTGAACGAACGATTGGCACATGCAACCATGCTGGTTAAACAGCGAAAACTTGAATTCGATAGTGCCAGAACACTGCAAAAAGAAGGTTTTCAAGCGCGTCTGTTCGTAGCTGAAACCGAAACCAATCTTGCCCAAGCGCGTGCTGATCTGGCGATGCTTGAAAAAGAACGCAACGATACGCATATTCGCGCGCCGTTTGCTGGTGTGATCAACAAGCGCATGGTTGAAGTCGGAGACTTTGTACAAACCGGCAGTACGGTGGTTGAGTTAGTTGACCTTGATCCGTTGTTGGTACGTGTTCATATCCCTGAAACCCGAATCAGTGAAGTACACCGTGGCCAAACAGCCCGCGTAAAGATGCTCGATGGGAGTGAGATTCAGGGTGAAGTACGTTTTGTGAGTCAGAATTCCGTGCAGGGCACAAATACCTTTGATGTAGAGCTGGCTATCGCCAATGCGGATTTTTTATTGAGTGCGGGTGTTAGCGCCGAAGTTACCTTGTTTACCGATCCTGTTGTGGCCTCTCAAATCTCGCCGTCGTATCTGTCGCTGGATGATAAAGGCCGATCCGGTTTGTATGTTGTGGAAGACGGCGTAGCGCGATTCAAACCTGCACGAATTGTGCGTTCAGATGCCCGTAATTTGTGGGTTGAAGGATTGGGGCTAAACCCGGTAATAATCATCTCCGGCCATCATCATGTGCGTGACGGCGATGCGGTTGTGTACAACCCAGAAAACCAAACCGCAGGTAACACGCTGCCAGATCAGGCTGCCAATAAAGCCTCTTTGTAGTATGGGGTTTCATCCCCACTTTTATAATCGCTTCGGCTTATCAGAATAACAGGAAGCTGCGCCCATGAATCAGTTACTGAGTACGCTCATTCAGCGCCCCAGAACCATCCTGATGGTTCTGCTGCTGTTAGTTGTGGCTGGGATCGCCACATATATTTCTGCGGCTAAGGAATCCAGTCCGAATATTAAGTTACCCTTGGTCAATGTCTCTGTAACACTCGATGGTGTTTCGCCGGAAGACGCAGAAAGCCTGCTCGTTAAACCACTCGAAAACGAATTGCGTGGGTTGGATAACGTCAAAAATATTATCGCAGAGGCCGTTGAAGGACGTGCTGGTATTTCGATCGAATTTGATGCAAATGTTGATGACGATGCGGTGCTGGGCGAAGTGCGTGAGAAAGTCGATAAAGCCAAATCGGAGTTTCCACGTGATGCTGACGAACCCGTTGTAAAGCAAATCACGGCAGAGAATTCCGAAACCATCGTTAGCGTTGTACTCTCGGGTAACCAGAGCTATCGCACCTTGCTGCAACAGGCTCGGGGGTTGAAAAAACAACTCGAATTGGTGCCACAAATTCTTGAAGTTGAGTTGGTTGGTGATGCCGACGATGCGATTGATGTTGAAGTTAACCCCGCCAAAATTCAGAGCTATAACCTGAATGTTTCACAAATTGCTGACGCCCTTAGAAGCAGCGGTGGTTTGGTATCTGCTGGCAGCCTCGAAACCGAGAAGGGCAATCTAACGCTCAAAATCCCCACGGTTTTTCGTACGCCGGAAGATGTTTTGTCACAGCCGGTTGTGGTCAACGAGGACCGCGTACTGCTGGTGCGCGATATCGCCGATGTTCGAATTACCTATAAAACTCCAGAAATCACCAGTTGGTTAAATGGCTCTCGCAGCGTTGAGCTAAAGGTGCATAAAAAAGCGGGGCAGAATATCTTTCATACTGTTGAAGCCGTGCGGGTTGTCACGGGGCAATTCCGTGAGCACTGGCCAGCAACAACCGAAGTGACCTATATCGGCGACTTGTCTGAAGCGGTTGACGAGATGATTTCCGACTTACAAAACAGCATTTTGTCATCCGTGGCGCTGGTAGTTATCATTTTGGTTGCTAGCTTGGGGATGCGCAGTGCATTGTTGGTTGCAGTCTCTATCCCGGTTTCATTCTTAACCGGTATCGTTATTTTGACGGCGTTGGGCCACTCAGTAAATATGGTTGTGTTGTTCTCACTGATTATGGCGGTGGGGATGTTGGTTGATGGCGCTATTGTTGTTATTGAGCTCGCGCAGCGGAAACTAGTTGAAGGAAAGTCGCCAACAGAAGCCTATATTGAAGCATCACAGCAAATGGCGTGGCCGATTATTGCGTCGACTGCAACCACGCTCAGTGCGTTTTTCCCCCTCCTGTTTTGGCCCGGATTCTTCGGCGAGTTTATGAAGTATCTGCCGATCACGCTAATATCGACTCTGACTGCGTCATTGGTTGTTGCTTTGATCATCGTGCCGACCATTGGCCGTTTGATTGATAAGCCACTACCTCTCTATACAGAAGACAATAGCAATACCGCCAGCAAGGCCACTCTTGCCTACATGCAGATTCTCGGGCGTGCTATCAATCACCCGTGGAAGGTATTCGCCAGTGGGGTCATCTTGTTGGGCGGTATTTTTTATGCNTATGGTCAAAGTGGTCTTGGCGTTGAATTCTTTCCGCAGTCGGACGAAAAAGTCATCACGCTGATTGTTCAGGACGATGGCTCGCCGTATTCTCGCTCTGAGCAGCAGGCGATCGTTGATCGTGTATATCAGCGTGTTAGTGATGTTGATGCGATCGACAACATTCAAGTGCATGTGGGTGGCAAAGATTATATTGGCCAATTGGTGGTTACCCTGATTGATTGGCAGTACCGCCCGCATTCTCAGGATGTTGCGGATATTTTGCGGGAACGCCTGGCTGATATCCCGATTGATGTATCCGTCGTTAATGTTGGTGGTCCGCAAATGGGTAAGCCGTTTCAGCTGGAGATTAGCGGTAAGTCCATCACTGAATTGCGGGAGGTCAATGAGCAGATTCAAACCTTGATGTCGGATATTCCCGAGTTCATTAACGTTGAAGATAATGGCCCATCAGGCGGTGTTGAATGGGAGCTTAGCTATGACAAAACGCTGGCTGCCAAAAACCATGTTAATGTCGGCGACATAGGCACTTCTATTAAGCTGCTAACCAATGGTGTTTATTTAGGCGCCTACCGGCCCGATTATCTGGATGAAGAAATGGACATCCGTCTTCGTCTTCCGGAAGAGCAGCGTCACTTTCAGCAGTTGGATTTTTTGACAGTTGCCAGCAATCTTGGGCAAGTACCGATCGCGCCTTTTGTAACCCGAACGATCATGCCGCGTAATGATAATATTACTCGCGTCGATGGGCGTCAGGCGATCACTATTAGTGCTGACCTGAAGCAAGGCGCACAGCTGAATAAAGTGATTGAAGCGTTTGAACCGCTGTTAGCTGATTTCGATATGCAGTATCGCTTTAAAGGCGAGGCTGAAGATCAAAAAGAGAGCGGTATATTTTTGGTTAAAGCTTTTACCTTCGCCATTTTCTTAATGGCCATTATTTTGGTTACCCAATTTAA includes the following:
- the mce3R gene encoding Transcriptional repressor Mce3R codes for the protein MQEAAKKQAEKTTAPTLTRSQQKNVDILNAAEQVFIEKGFKGTSMDEIARVAQVSKRTVYNHFETKEALFHQILMSCCEELFFSNDLDYPTDMPIESQLYDFLQHEWDFFVSDRITKLTRIVIGEYVETPGFANMLINEFKERETSIYRWLRSQVDNGRLENINFEFAERYLIESIKAHAHYPRIYDQTTPEGDDRDYIVREIIALFLGRYATSN
- the aaeA_1 gene encoding p-hydroxybenzoic acid efflux pump subunit AaeA, with product MLEAAKKQLTRVLKPGRAKTGVLISAGLTALLGAHLVTSDVVVAGKGADSDHSHSTLLSQSVGEKPRLDVEVLRSPSETIYKELVVYGRTEPERTVELRSEISAPVLDVATDKGVKAQAGDVIITLDAQTLNERLAHATMLVKQRKLEFDSARTLQKEGFQARLFVAETETNLAQARADLAMLEKERNDTHIRAPFAGVINKRMVEVGDFVQTGSTVVELVDLDPLLVRVHIPETRISEVHRGQTARVKMLDGSEIQGEVRFVSQNSVQGTNTFDVELAIANADFLLSAGVSAEVTLFTDPVVASQISPSYLSLDDKGRSGLYVVEDGVARFKPARIVRSDARNLWVEGLGLNPVIIISGHHHVRDGDAVVYNPENQTAGNTLPDQAANKASL
- the mdtC_3 gene encoding Multidrug resistance protein MdtC, coding for MNQLLSTLIQRPRTILMVLLLLVVAGIATYISAAKESSPNIKLPLVNVSVTLDGVSPEDAESLLVKPLENELRGLDNVKNIIAEAVEGRAGISIEFDANVDDDAVLGEVREKVDKAKSEFPRDADEPVVKQITAENSETIVSVVLSGNQSYRTLLQQARGLKKQLELVPQILEVELVGDADDAIDVEVNPAKIQSYNLNVSQIADALRSSGGLVSAGSLETEKGNLTLKIPTVFRTPEDVLSQPVVVNEDRVLLVRDIADVRITYKTPEITSWLNGSRSVELKVHKKAGQNIFHTVEAVRVVTGQFREHWPATTEVTYIGDLSEAVDEMISDLQNSILSSVALVVIILVASLGMRSALLVAVSIPVSFLTGIVILTALGHSVNMVVLFSLIMAVGMLVDGAIVVIELAQRKLVEGKSPTEAYIEASQQMAWPIIASTATTLSAFFPLLFWPGFFGEFMKYLPITLISTLTASLVVALIIVPTIGRLIDKPLPLYTEDNSNTASKATLAYMQILGRAINHPWKVFASGVILLGGIFYAYGQSGLGVEFFPQSDEKVITLIVQDDGSPYSRSEQQAIVDRVYQRVSDVDAIDNIQVHVGGKDYIGQLVVTLIDWQYRPHSQDVADILRERLADIPIDVSVVNVGGPQMGKPFQLEISGKSITELREVNEQIQTLMSDIPEFINVEDNGPSGGVEWELSYDKTLAAKNHVNVGDIGTSIKLLTNGVYLGAYRPDYLDEEMDIRLRLPEEQRHFQQLDFLTVASNLGQVPIAPFVTRTIMPRNDNITRVDGRQAITISADLKQGAQLNKVIEAFEPLLADFDMQYRFKGEAEDQKESGIFLVKAFTFAIFLMAIILVTQFNSYFQVSLILSAVVFSTGGVFIGLMIAGIPFTIVMSGIGIIALAGIVVNNNIVLIDTYNVLRREDEMDVREAVLQAVFLRLRPVMLTTVTTILGLLPMAVGLNIDLFGGQILVDAPSSAVWTPLAIAIVAGLAFASVITLMITPCLLMIGESHKAKKVAAQTDIAVLDGDSEQSVPG